In the Saprospiraceae bacterium genome, one interval contains:
- a CDS encoding PD40 domain-containing protein, whose protein sequence is MSMKKCAITLSLLFTIASSFAQENILWMRYPNISPDGTQIAFGYKGDLYLVPATGGIATPLTIHESHDMMPVWSHDGKSIAFASDRYGNFDVL, encoded by the coding sequence ATGTCTATGAAAAAATGCGCCATTACTTTAAGTTTACTCTTTACCATTGCAAGTAGTTTTGCTCAGGAAAATATTCTGTGGATGCGTTATCCGAATATCAGTCCCGATGGAACCCAGATCGCATTCGGATACAAAGGCGATCTGTATCTTGTGCCGGCTACGGGCGGTATCGCCACACCACTCACCATTCATGAATCACATGATATGATGCCTGTATGGAGTCATGATGGTAAAAGCATTGCATTTGCAAGCGACCGTTATGGCAACTTTGATGTTTTGTGA